The following are encoded together in the Ralstonia insidiosa genome:
- the dapA gene encoding 4-hydroxy-tetrahydrodipicolinate synthase, with product MLENPSTPLSTGARPSYAGIWVPIVTPFANDATRSVDYGALYTLVARYRTQGVAGFVACGSTGEAAALTDQEQADVLDTVRAAADGLPVVMGVSGSALAPVRERMLRLAEHQPAAFLMPAPSYIRPSQDGILEYFTALADASPVPVLLYDIPYRTGASIDAETLLALAAHPNIHGIKDCGGDADKTQRVIADGRLQVLAGEDAQVFGTLCAGGVGAIIAAAHVRTELFVEMVRAVREQRLNDARRLHHALAPVIRLLFAATNPGPLKAWLAAEGQVKNVLRAPMAAASEALGQALVEAVGRV from the coding sequence GTGCTTGAAAACCCATCCACCCCTCTTTCCACCGGCGCGCGGCCGTCGTATGCAGGCATCTGGGTGCCCATCGTCACGCCGTTTGCCAATGATGCGACGCGATCCGTCGACTATGGTGCGCTGTATACATTAGTGGCGCGATATCGCACGCAGGGTGTCGCCGGCTTTGTGGCCTGTGGCAGCACTGGCGAGGCTGCTGCGCTCACCGATCAGGAACAGGCTGACGTGCTCGATACGGTACGCGCTGCGGCTGACGGGTTGCCCGTGGTGATGGGAGTCTCAGGCAGCGCCCTGGCGCCCGTGCGTGAGCGCATGCTGCGGCTGGCCGAGCACCAGCCCGCCGCGTTCCTGATGCCGGCGCCGTCCTACATCCGCCCGTCGCAGGACGGGATTCTCGAATACTTCACAGCCCTGGCTGATGCCTCGCCCGTGCCGGTGCTGCTGTATGACATTCCGTATCGCACGGGCGCGAGCATCGATGCCGAAACGCTGCTTGCGCTGGCCGCGCATCCCAACATCCATGGCATCAAGGATTGCGGCGGCGATGCCGACAAGACGCAGCGCGTGATTGCCGATGGGCGGTTGCAGGTGTTGGCAGGGGAGGATGCGCAGGTATTCGGCACGCTGTGTGCGGGTGGTGTGGGGGCCATCATCGCGGCCGCGCATGTCCGCACAGAGCTGTTTGTGGAGATGGTGCGCGCGGTGCGGGAGCAGCGGCTGAATGATGCGCGGCGGTTGCATCATGCGCTGGCGCCGGTGATTCGGTTGTTGTTTGCAGCGACGAATCCTGGGCCGTTGAAGGCTTGGCTGGCTGCTGAAGGGCAGGTGAAGAATGTGCTGCGGGCGCCGATGGCGGCAGCTTCTGAGGCACTGGGGCAGGCGTTGGTGGAGGCGGTTGGGCGGGTTTGA